Part of the Engraulis encrasicolus isolate BLACKSEA-1 chromosome 23, IST_EnEncr_1.0, whole genome shotgun sequence genome is shown below.
tgtgtgcctgtgtgtgtgtctgtgtgtatgtgtgcactagtgtgtttgtgtttgtgtttgtgtttgtgtgtgtgtgtgtgtgtgtgtgtgtgtgtgtgtgtgtgtgtgtgtgtgtgtgtgtgtgtgtgtgtgtgtgtgtgtgtgtgtgtgtgtgtgtgtgtgcgcgtgtgcgtgtgcatgtgtgtgtgtgtgtgtgtgtgtgtttgtgtgtgtaaataaccGTGTTTGTATTCCACAGTTCCATCTGTCGTACTGTGATAAAGAGCTGATGGACAAGGCGGACAGAGGAGAGTCCCAACAGGAGATACTCAAAAGGATCATCAAGGACTTGCCAGTCTACACACGCACCATGTCAGGAGGTACAGCTCAAGACTGTTGACTCTAAGTGTGGAACCACATGGTTCCCCTTGGCTTTAAGTGTGGAACAACATGGTTCTCCTTGACGCTAAGTGTGGAACCACATGGTTCCCATTGGCTCTAAGTGGGGAACCACATGGTTCTCCATGGCGCTAAGTGTGGAACAACATGGTTCCCCTTGGCTCTAAGTGAGGAACCACATGGTTCTCCATGGCTCTTATTGTGGAACCACATGGTTCTTCTCGTCTCTCACATTATGTCCAAACTGCAAGCGATCTGCATGACTGAAAGCAACAAAATCGGTTCCATGTCTACATAGAATCCACCATAGATTCTACTTTTGTGACGTATGCTAACCGAAAACCCACCACCTGTCAATGTCGGTGCCACACCATTTTTCAAAATTACAACCCAAACTTTTAAAAAGTTGTACATGCATCGTGACTTGTTGTTCTACGTTTGTCACGTTCAGTCcaacaaaaaatgaaatgaaatgggttTTGTTGCTTTCAATCGGTCACGTCACTTTTGACACAGTTGCAGTATCAATTTTGTTGTACGAGACTATACCCACATGTCAGGAGGTACGGCACAATTATGTTGCTAGGGActtaggcccaatctcaattcaccccttggccctaccccttacccctcccctctgttttatgtaggggtaggggtatcccaatagtcattaaggcagaggggcagaggggtagaggtaaaggggaggactttgtagccctcaaaaatgaggggttcggccaggcagactccgtttggaggggtaaggggtaggggtaaggggtgaattgagattgggccttaaTATCCACAAAACTTTAGGAGGCTAAAAAAAACATTCTACTTTTTATCTCTCACATCACTGTCACTGAAACGTGTATAGGCTGTATCAGGTATTGTAGTTTGTGTTGCTTTTGCACAGAAGTGTCGTAATGGCAGGGCTTTTATTTCCTTAACCAACAGACAATGAGAAATATCTGTGTTTGGAATTAGCCATGCAGAGAAATGTTTATAAGAAACTGCTGTGGCCTTTTGAAAATTTTGTTTGGCTttacattattatgttattaCTCTGACTCTGTATGAACACGAATCTACAGGTATGTCATGCTCTGCTGAAGATGTTGGTTTAAGTTtaggggacagtgtgtgtgtgtgtgtgtgtgtgcgtgtttgcgtgtttgtgtttctgtttgtgtgtgtggaggatgcaGAAAGAGGTGTCTTCAATGTGTTATGCGTGTTATGAGACTATAAAGATAATTTTCATTCAGTGTGTATTTCTGCATTGCCTGTTTTGTTAACCCATAAGGATAGAACAGCTATATTTGTCCATTAACAACTCTGGATTTGAATGCTTTCCCCCAGCCATCCGCTTTTGCGACCGTTGCATTTTGGTGAAGCCTGACCGATGTCACCACTGTTCAGTCTGTGATAAGTAAGACCTTTACCATTGCTCCTCTGACTATTGTTCTatttattctattctactctattctatgttATTCTATTCATTTTTCAGTCTGTGATatgctattctactctactctattctattctattctattctattctattccattctgttcAATGCTATTCTATTCATTTTTCAGTCTGTGATatgctattctactctattctattctatgctgttctgttctgttctgttctgttctgttctgttctacgctattctattctattctattctattctattctattctattctattctatcactTCTCAGTCTGTGATATGCATTACCATTGCAATATCGGATGTGACGATAAGGGTTATTGTATTGATTTTGCTAATAAGTTATTAATAATTGCAGCCATTCAAACTGCTCTGTTATGTTTCCTGTAGGTGCATCTTGAAAATGGATCACCACTGTCCATGGTAGGTacttctatatgtgtgtgtgtgcgtgtttgtgtgtgtgtgtgcgtgcgtgcatgcgttcgtttgtgtgtgcatgcgtgcgtgcatgtgtgtgtgcgtgcacatatttATGTTTTATGAATCACTACACCTAAATGGCTTGTGTTGTAGTCGTGTCATATTTGCATTTGAAGGCTATCTGTGGATTTCTCTGACCACAGTAGTTTTATGATTAGCACAGCTTCCTGAGAGACGCTGCATGCTTACACAACACATTTTACCACACAAATACCACCTTAAAAATGCATGTCCACTTGCTGAGCTAACAGaacagtcctgtcctgtcctgtactgtactgtactgttgttACATGCACTATGCATCCTCCTACCAAAACACCTTCCTGTcattattgtttgtttgtctgtttgcttgtttttgtttgtttgttcgttacACTTAATTCTACAATCCCTGTTTTAATTATGTATTAGGGACAGTTATGTAGAAAAATATGTAACATTATCTACTTGTACTGCACCATACactagtgtacagtgtgtgtacatattACATACTGATACATTCAGATACACTAAAATAGAAgctgtaaaataaaatgttatagtTTGTTTAAATACCATGCCCTTTTTTGTAAtaaactttggataaaagtgtctgctaaatttTATGTCATGCAGTGCAATGTAATCTACATTTTGTTTTTAACATAGGCTGAAtatttgcacattttttttcagCTTCACATATTTAATGCGTATTCCtgtctttttcctgttttttgtgtttggtttgtctttcaagcactttatccaactgttttcttgttttttaattattatatttGTTTGCCTGTCTTTCGTCTAGGGTGAATAACTGTGTGGGCTTCTCCAACTACAAGTATTTCATGCTGTTTCTGGCCTACTCTCTGCTCTACTGCCTCTTCATCACCGCTACAGACCTGCAGTACTTCGTCAAATTCTGGCTGGTAAGTTACGGTGATGAGATGGCATGAGATTGGCTGATGAGagatgatcatgtgtgtgtgtgtgtgtgtgtgtgtgtgtgtgtgtgtgtgtgtgtgtgtgtgtgtgtgtgtgtgtgtgtgtgtgtgtgtgtgtgtgtgtgtgtgtgtgtgtgtgtgtgtgtgtgtgtgtgtgtgtgcgtgcgtgcgtgcgtgtgtggggctGGAGTGAGTGTATGTAttggttcggtgtgtgtgtgtgcttaccagaCCGCACAATTGAGTGTCAATAACATAaccttttttctgttttctttcaaTAATGCCACTTTGCCTTCCAGAAGGGTTATAAAGTTCATGTACGACTGAGAGAATATTTGGTAATGAAATATTCAATACCCAATCTGTCAATAAACTGTGATGTGCCCACTCTGCCTTTTGTCCTCCGCAGCGCTCCGTAGAGCTTTACTGTAGTTAGCAGTGCAGTAGATTAACCTTGCTCTCGTGCCAAACTGTCCGTGCCTGAAGGGATGAAAATTTTACTGGGTTTAATAAAACACCCAGGCTGCTAAGTGGCATTGCTTCATCTTGCCATTAGCATCGAAATGCTTTCATTGAAGTCTAGCCATAGTGCAGTTGTTGTTTACGCTAGCATGCAGCGCAGACGTTCCCTCCTTTTCCCCCCGCCATCACTCACCCTCTTTGAAGAACAACTTAAATAGGACTTAGTAGTTCAAAGTAGTTATTTTAGCTTTAAAATACTGTAGATAATTAAAATAATTATTtataataattatttatttatttttgtgtacAGTATAGCTGTTGACAATATGTTCCCTCCTAGTCAATAGCTGGCTACACTTTTACTTTGTGTACATATTAGAATCTCTCTGCTCTAGTGTAAATGTTGATTGATTTTTGTCCTTTTTGTTGATGGCTTTTGTCTTATCACAAACCAGACATAGCCCATGGAGGCTGGCAAAACTTTTTGTTTTTATCCTTCACATGCCTTCAAAAACCACTGAAACAATTTTGAAAAACATAATTTTAGGGCCTATCAAATTCTCAAGTGTTCCTATAGACTtccggtcaatttcaacatgcagctgtggGCTAATGCTCATACCACACTTAACTTGCCAGTAGCCTTTCCCGATTATGCTGCATTTATAAAATTCtgccctttctgagatcctgggCGTTCTAATGGGGACAtggctgttttaaaaaaaaatccaaaacataAATAAAACTCCAAGACTTTCTGTGTGATTGTCTGATGTTGTTGGTGATTTAGTTTTATTTCCTTGCATAGAGTGGGCTGCCAGACACCCAGGCCAAGTTCCACATCATGTTCCTGTTCTTCGCTGCCTCCATGTTCTCTGTCAGTCTGGCCGCCCTCTTCTCATACCACTGCTGGCTAGTATGCAAAAACAGATCTACTCTGGGTAAGTCCATGTTAGCAATAGAATTAGCATAGTTCATTTACAAATGTGGGTAAAATTATGCAGAGAGGTTTAGGTGATGGGTAAATAAATGCATTTAAAGACACAGTAATTGATGCACCTTTTTGAATGACTTCACAGATTATAGAAAGAGCTTTACATACAAATTGTCCACCACTTATTTAACTTGAAAGCCACAGCTTTTGTCTGAATCATGTTTTACTgcattaatcgactttagataaCTACTGAACTATTGTAGATAATTACTGAAATAGTACTGTAGTGCTTGTGAACAAAATAGGTAGtgcagtaaaaataaaataaaataaaataatataataaataataaaataattaaaaatgtatACACTTATATTGGTTTGTTTTAGAGGCTGTTCGAGCTCCTGCATTCCGTAATGGGCCTGATAAAAATGGCTTCAGCCTGGGCATCGAAAAGAACTTCCGTCAGGTGTTTGGGGACGAGATGAAGTACTGGCCAGTTCCAGTGTTCTCAAGGTGAGTGAACAACAGAGGCATTAGTCCCACACAGTAAATatggcagtgttcattcaacacttaaagagcaGGACCAACTCGAACAGTGCTAAAATAGGCCCTGCAAGTGTGGAATTAGCCTTGCTAAATTCACTGTGTAGTTATTAGTATAGTTATTACATGGCTCGTCTTTATAAATCATTACACTTTTTGTGCAAAAAATGAATAGTTAtttgtgatgtgtgaataatttaagTGTAGGGCCTATAGGCGAGTAATACGTGGGATAAGTGGGAACTCGTTTGACGAGTTGGTCCGGACTCCTTATCGTGGAACAGCAATTTGCAGAGACCCAGAGGGACCACAGAGACCTTCTTGACAAACTTAATTTTTTACTTAACATTCGGAGGTTTTCAGTGGTGAAATGGACAATCCCCTGTCCTGAGTCCAGGGTTAGTATTCATGGCCAGTAAGGTGAACGAACAACAGATATGTCAGTCCTGGGTTGAAATAAGAACTGCATACCTAATCTGTGTGTAAAACACTCCAACACACTTCAATGGGCCAACTGACCAACAGGTGTCTTGTAGAGTAGCATGCACAGGACTAAATGACTTTATCTTCTCATTGATATATAACTTCTGGGATAATATCATGCATAGCAGGTCATTGTTGGTTTTGGTGAGCAAAAAAATGTTAGATATTTAGCCGTTTTACTTTATTGTTGCTGATCTTTAAAATATGGTTTAACAGAAATGGGAAGAGCCTGCTGTGAACTTGATCCTGTACTCAGGAATCTGTCATTgacacaaataaacatgaattaatGTAACATTTTGTATAGAACATTTGTTAAAGAACTAGCTGACCAAGCCATTTAACTAACAGTCTAAATTGCCTGCATCATGCAGTGAGGTGTTAACTGTAGAGCAGCTATGCCGTTGGTAATAATTAATAATTGATCGACCACGGCCTGTGGTCTGTGAAGAATTATGAAGGCCATATTGGTCAAATAAAGGTAACTTTTAAGCAAGTGGACTTTTTTATGGAGCTTGAAGATATTTGATATTTCATGCAAAAGTCTTCTCCTATTCTGGCAAGATGGTGAATGGACAATTACAGATAATGCATGACTGCTTTCTTCTTCCATTCTGAATGTGATCTGCAGCTTGGGAGACGGCTGCTCCTTCCCCACCTGTCTGGTGAACCAGGACCCCGAACAGCCAACCACCTCACCCAGCCACAGCCTACCCAGTACAAGGTGTGCTAACACTCTTACAACCACACTATCCACTGTCCTCACCACCCAGTCACAGCCCACCCAGTACAAGGTGTGCTAACACTCTTACAACCAAACTAACCACTGTCCTCACCACCCAGCCACAGCCCACCCAGTACAAGGTGTGCTAACACTCTTACAACCAAACTAACCACTGTCCTCACCACCCAGTCACAGCCCACCCAGTACAAGGTGTGCTAACACTCTTACAACCAAACTAACCACTGTCCTCACCCCCCAGTCACAGCCCACCCAGTACAAGGTGTGCTAACACTCTTACAACCAAACTAACCACTGTCCTCACCACCCAGCCACAGCCCACCCAGTACAAGGTGGGCTAACACTCTTACAACCAAACTAACCACTGTCCTCACCACCCAGCCACAGCCCACCCAGTACAAGGTGTGCTAACACTCTTACAACCAAACTAACCACTGTCCTCACCACCCAGCCACAGCCCACCTAACAAGGTGTGCTAACACTCTTACAACCAAACTAACCACTGTCCTCACCACCCAGCCACAGCCCACCCAGTACAAGGTGTGCTAACACTCTTACAACCAAACTAACCACTGTCCTCACCACCCAGCCACAGCCCACCCAGTACAAGGTGTGCTAACACTCTTACAACCAAACTAACCACTGTCCTCACCACCCAGCCACAGCCCACCCAGTACAAGGTGTGCTAACACTCTTACAACCAAACTAACCACTGTCCTCACCACCCAGCCACAGCCCACCCAGTACAAGGTGTGCTAACACTCTTACAACCAAACTAACCACTGTCCTCACCACCCAGCCACAGCCCACCTAATACAAAGTGTGCTAACACTCTTACAACCACACTATCCACTACCCACGGCACTCAGTATACCCATCTGAAAAAGATTTATTTAAAATGTATATTAAATTTATATAAAACTTGCCGCTTGATTCATATAGTATGGCCAATGCAAGTCTTTTTTGGCACATACTATTCATACTGtacaaaacacacataaacattctatGTACTGCAGAATACCAACATTGTATGTGGAATATCTTTGCTATGTTTATAATGTTTGCTTACTCATATGGCACATACCGGTACCATAAAAGTGGCCCATGTATAATCTTATATAAGATTTGATGAGATTTGTACAGCCGTGCAAGTTGTAATATGTATTTTTCCTATGGGAAATTCCCACCAGAGCCAGCCCAATGAAAGGTGTGACTCCAATCAAATAAGTTCATTGTACAAATTTTGCAATACTGCACTATTGAGGCGGGTCATTATTTTCATTCTATAAAAATACAATAACTGGTTTATATGCTGTAGAATTTCGTATAATACAATTGCGTTATCCATGCAATCTGGGGTTAGAATTCTTGACCAAAGTCTAGCCAATAAAAGATGTGTCAACACTCTTAAAAGTCCACTGAACACTGTATGCATTGTATGTTATGAAGAGACTGTTCATTATGTTCGTACTGCGTGAATAATAATTTTACATAGCACTTGTAAAActatttattatcaatggcattTGGGGTCAGAATTCCACCCAGTTAATGCAAGGTGTGCCAGCTCTCACAAGTCTGCAATTCATCACATGCATTGTAGAGGATGGTCATTACCCTCGTTCTATGCACCTATTGTGTAAGTATTTTGTGTAGCACTTTAATACTTATAATATATTTGATTAAAAGTATCCTTGATATTCCGGGTTAGAATTGCAGCAAggaaagtctgtctgtctgtcggtctgtcttcatctatctgtgtgtttctgtctgtccatccatccatccatccatccatccatccatccatccatccatccatccatccatccatccatccatccatccatccatccatccatccatccatccatccatccatccatccatccatccatccacctgtgTGTTATGCTTGTTTGTGCTTTGCTAGTGTGGAAGagcctcagcatcagcaccagtacGAACATCATCAGCATccgcatcctcatcctcctcacccccatcatcagcaccagcatcagcatcagcagcagttcCCCGCCAAGCCCCTGCGGGAGTCCCAGAGTCGGCTGCTGAGCAGCAGCGAGTCGTGGCGAGAGGGCCTGAGCGGGGCGGCCGAGCACCGGGAGAGCAGGACTGGTGAGAGGAAAggcgcagcagccgcagcagcagcagcaacagcagcagatggAGGGCCCAGCGCTGGCATTACGACTGGCATTACAGCAACTGGCACTGGCATTGCCAATTATGGAGCCTGTCGGATATAGAGATTAGCTTACACTGAACGGTACCACTCTGCTGATGTAGGTCATTCGCTTCCTTCCTCCGAGCCCTCCTCTCTGGGCTCCAGGCTTTAAACTGAATAaataatcatcataataataataataataataatagtcatgAATGATGTTGATACCATGCTGCTAAACACACAGGCTCTTAGTTGTTCTGCTCAGCACTCACATGATTTGAACCTTGAGAGCATCGATTGTCTCTAGAATAGAACACATGATGTCACATGGTGTGATGATAACCTTGCTCTGCTGGGAAGACAGTAGAGGCTTGCATgatcaaatacaaaaaaaataatccCTGTACTATTTGCCACTGTATACATtgctgattttacacaagataaTCCCGAATTGACCATCGGAATGTAGCATGCTATGAGACATGAATACCAATAATGATTGACAGTACGATCACCCAGTTTCTCAATTTAACACCCcacaaaaaaagaagtatgatGATGAATTATGAATGTATTATATGAATGTGTTTTCGTGTCATTCATCTATAGCTATTTTAAAACAGAACTGTATGAACTCAACATGCGTTTTAagtgtttttcttctcttcttgtccCCCATTTTTCTTTCAGGTACACCAAATCCAGCCATGACAATAGAAAATGAACATTAGCTGGAAGTGGTGTCAACGTTCTTCACGGAAGGTTTGTGGAATGCCTATGTTcggcctacattaattgtgacacaaTAATAGCACACAGTAAAATTGCGCAGTGTCAATTCTACACTTTGAGAGTATGAGCAACAACACCCTGAGTTGGAAATTCTCAAGTGTGACATTCAACACATGCTGAATTAATACTGCGAAGGTTACTGTGCAGTGTGCCAGTCAAGTTCCAAATAACCCTGAgtctatttttttgttgttgcttcaaCAGAAAAGCTCctcatttacatagacaaaacagGGGAAGCCCTCTGAGCGTCTACGAGGATGTGTTGTTATGGCAATGCTATGTACTGTAACCCCCAATCGTTTTGTACACGTTGCTTCAGTGCACAGCGCATCCTGCCTAAGGGTAGTGTCACTTACCAGAGCGCATACTGACCACCTTGTCTTCTACTGGCACTATCAGCGGTGTCTTTAAAGTCATAACCCTCTGATATTTTAATGAAGCTATAACTGGACCTTTCTGAGTTTCTCAACGATGTGAGTTGGGTTGTACGAGTCCCATGAGTCTCTTGAGAAAAGACGCAATTGTATGCGAAAGTGCTTTGAGCACTCGCGAGGAAGTTTTACGACTTGTGTCCttacatgaatctgaaaaaaaaaaaattccacacATAACTGCTCTGAATGGCTAGGAGAGCTATATGTtaatgcatgatgtgtgtgtattttttaaagTGCTGTATGTCTCTTTCTATAAAAAATTCTATACAAATGCTGAGAAGGGCTGGAAAATGGTCTTATGAGGGTACCCGGAGGTAACGTTGGTTTCCTCGTGATGGGAGTGGACTGGTGACTCTTTGAGGAGTATGGTTGCACACGTGAGTTTAGAAACACTCACAAATCTGAGAGTACTCATTATGTCAAGGATTTTCAACACAGTTCCAAAGGAAATAGAATGCCTGTAAAAATCGAGAAGGACAGGGTCAAATGATTCACTCTTCAAAGAGTTAACATTATGATACCAAGGTTTGCCAGGTGTTTCAgaagatgcaaaaaaaaaagttatgttgtGGTTATGAGAGCACAGTGGAATTTTGGATCGATTTTCATGTCTTGCAAATAATTCAAATGGTGTCTGCAAAGCTTCTATGGCTGTTACCGTTCTCTGTAGCACACCCTAGTTGTCAAACAGGACACATTGAATATGTAAACTGAAATAGGCATAGCAGATGCAAAATATGAACAGTACCTTcatctttttacatttttaaaaaatgctgaGGAATGTAACATTCCGATGATTTTGAATGTCTTACAAAAGTATTTGTAAATCTGTGACTTTATGACTTGATACTGTATGGAGGGCTTTTTAAATAATGACAGGTATGAAAATGTATATGTAAGAAAACGTGAAGGTGCATGATAAGAATCTCCCAAATTGGTTTACTTTGTGGGTTCTGTAAACAtaattaaaactcttttttgagtgtttttttttgttatccgAAGGAGAAGATATGCTTAATCCAAAAAACACCTACAGTACATCTAAGAGCAGGATAGCAGTAACCAATGCAACAACCGGAAGGTTGACACTACTGTATGGTTTGCAACTGTGATAGTGAGACATACAGTCCATAGCATATTTTTCACAACTAAACTCAACTGTAAGCATACACAGAACTATTCCTAAAAGAAGTGATCGGACACTAAGCTTTCTGGAGGTTTGGTTTCAAACTTGTCAGGTGCAAGGCTTTgaaaacaacacatttataaatataaaataaggTTCTTAGTTGGTTCTTGGGCACATACTAGTCCTTCTAGTCCTACTCCTCCTTATGTTATTCATTTAGCTGGTTCTGTTATCTAGAGTGACTGACACAGTACATTGCAGTTATTTACATACAGGGTAGGCTACAGTCCTTGGAGCCATGTGGGGCTAGTTAGATTGATAGAGATATAAAAACTTAATTTATTCCAAAGGGGAAATTCATGTTCCAGGTTGCTCTGTATAGATTTAAAAAATGGataccaaataaaataaaatatacaaaTAAGAGTGAACACTACACAGAGAAGTCAGTGCTGTCTTGAGAAATTGTAAAGCTGGATGGCTCTTGAGACAGATGATTTCCCCAGTCTATCAGTTCTGCATTTCAATGCCCTCAGCCTTCAGCTGAACATACATGTTACAAGACAGACCACGTCCAAGACTGAGCGATAatagagatggcaacctggccccctgGCCAACACTAGATGCACatggtgtttgtgtgattgtatgtgtgtgtctggtaacCAGTGTGACTCAAAGACTGTTTGGCGCCCCCTGAAGATGACTGAAGCACACTGTGGGTGGATTACCGCACAGATAAAACAGGGTCATGCAAAACCACCTGGCCCAACCCCCAGTGGGGCAGGTAACAAAGACAGCATTAGTTAttaaccccccaaacacacagtcAGAATACTGGTAGGGGTATGAAATAAAACCCTTTCATCCCTAGGCTAAACTGGTGATTTAGAATAGGGGGTCTTAAATTTGCAGAACCCTAATGGCTGGAACAGAATGTTTTTCAAagacccctcctcccccctcataGTGTAATATTGCCAACAAATCACAGAACTTCTGATTGGCTTAGTGATGGTGTTACTCGGCTCTTTcaaaagaaataataaataataataataataataatattgcagTTGCAACTTTTAAAAGAACTCAAAAGCTACTTTAGCCTCTGTGGGAAGAATCTGTGACATCAGATTATTAATGTATAAACTAACAGATTCGCGGCTAATATTTAAGTCTGAACACGTTTTGAGAACCCCTTGATTAGGAGATGATTGAGAAACGTTAAAAGTATGTATGTAGCACTTGTTTGTACATTTCCGTATTTTTGTAATTACACTGTTGGCTCTGCGATGTGTGGTTTCGTTGTTACAGTCGgtgtgaaatacagtatatttggACAACTGAACATTTGTTAATACCAGGACTTCTAAAATGCTTGATCAATGAAACACAATCTAAAGACATGTGAATGATTGCAATTGTGTGAGGACATTTGAGAGATATTACTTTTTAATCTTGTCCTTGATTCTGGAAAGGACAAGGCTTTTAAAAAATCAACAGTCAAGTCAATATGACATCTGTTACAAGAAGAGTTCATAGGATGACTAACTGAATTCAATTCTCTGCACTGGGACTTAGTATTTTGTATGAAATGGAGTGCAACTTATTTCTACATGTTACCTATGTAattgaaaaaaatgcactaatgtTTCTGGCCAATTATACCTGGGTTATTTGAGCAAGTGTGCATTGTATGGTATTTGTATGAAACGTGTGCTTTTGTTACAGAGAAGATTTACTGAGCAAAGCTTTGTCTTTGCTTGTATATATGTAAACAATACTGTGTCTTATGTACAGATATTGCCTGAAACTTCTGTTTTAAAAATATGACTGTAGCATTTTCTGTTTTAGAATGACAATAGCATATCCACTGGATAAACAGAGCAGTGTCATTAATTCCTGAAGAATATGCCAAAACCTTTGGAAATGTATAACACAGTAAAAACCTAAAGATTTGTTGATGGCACCTTAGTTGAAAGGGGTATACATAAAGAAGTCATATAACTGACGTAAGAATGTCATGACACATCATGTCAGGAACATTAGACACACTACTGATTATTATTGACATTATTAATGACACATTGTTGTTACTGCGTAATTTGTTTTTTGGAATGTCAAATTGGCATGTTTTGGGTGTCATGACATTCCAAAAACcaaatgacacattatgacagcAGTCATGAACTTCAATGATGTACCGTTCATGTTCATGACATGCGTTACGTCTTTCTTATGACAGTTTCATGACACCCTTATGCAGACCGATCCAAAGAGAGTGGTATCAATTTGTTCAAGGGCTGGACTCTCATTTGGGCTTTACTGATCATGACCCTGATGGTTAAGGTATACCATGATTCAAGATAATGAATTGAATGGTCTGAATTGTCTGTAATGAATGCTTTCAGTAAACCTATGAAATCGCCCCGcttctgttgtctttttttttcttgtattccAAGCACAATAAGGTCTTTCATCATACCACCTCATTTGTCAGGAGATATCATAGTTCTACAATCATAGGCTACAAATATTCACTATGTTCTGTTCCCAACTGAACTTACTTAGCTACCACACAGCATTTGAAGTCGGGCAACATCTGCTAGTTAGTTTTGCAAATACCTCACTTAAAAACAAATCACCCAAGTCATTTTGTGAAATTGGCTTTTTGCCTAAATGCTCTCTTCACG
Proteins encoded:
- the zdhhc2 gene encoding palmitoyltransferase ZDHHC2 isoform X1, whose translation is MAPSGSRSVTRGCKRVLHWIPVLFIAVIVAWSYYAYVVQLCIESVENVGEKLVYLLAYHVFFFMFAWAYWQTIFTKPMHPLKEFHLSYCDKELMDKADRGESQQEILKRIIKDLPVYTRTMSGAIRFCDRCILVKPDRCHHCSVCDKCILKMDHHCPWVNNCVGFSNYKYFMLFLAYSLLYCLFITATDLQYFVKFWLSGLPDTQAKFHIMFLFFAASMFSVSLAALFSYHCWLVCKNRSTLEAVRAPAFRNGPDKNGFSLGIEKNFRQVFGDEMKYWPVPVFSSLGDGCSFPTCLVNQDPEQPTTSPSHSLPSTSVEEPQHQHQYEHHQHPHPHPPHPHHQHQHQHQQQFPAKPLRESQSRLLSSSESWREGLSGAAEHRESRTGERKGAAAAAAAATAADGGPSAGITTGITATGTGIANYGACRI
- the zdhhc2 gene encoding palmitoyltransferase ZDHHC2 isoform X2 → MAPSGSRSVTRGCKRVLHWIPVLFIAVIVAWSYYAYVVQLCIESVENVGEKLVYLLAYHVFFFMFAWAYWQTIFTKPMHPLKEFHLSYCDKELMDKADRGESQQEILKRIIKDLPVYTRTMSGAIRFCDRCILVKPDRCHHCSVCDKCILKMDHHCPWVNNCVGFSNYKYFMLFLAYSLLYCLFITATDLQYFVKFWLSGLPDTQAKFHIMFLFFAASMFSVSLAALFSYHCWLVCKNRSTLEAVRAPAFRNGPDKNGFSLGIEKNFRQVFGDEMKYWPVPVFSSLGDGCSFPTCLVNQDPEQPTTSPSHSLPSTSVEEPQHQHQYEHHQHPHPHPPHPHHQHQHQHQQQFPAKPLRESQSRLLSSSESWREGLSGAAEHRESRTGTPNPAMTIENEH